In one window of Candidatus Binataceae bacterium DNA:
- a CDS encoding amidohydrolase family protein yields MLPDDLWIQRLVSSMRDRAPRVEERDGRAVWLCEGKVWGPWFGKRPASGAARPPSPVINAFDRSGISEQSARRPGVAALRLADMDRDGVQTHVMFGPVVSIIGEDPALRDDCYRAYNDWLAEFCAAAPDRLISVAMLPESPEAALKEMLRLAARGGFRQANLQIANVRPRLHDRAWEPFWSALEESGLILSFHVTVFFGVPNDPAAGKPASAFTATKAFIEQFLDPFVDLFAWGILERHPKMRLVMAESGLGWLPWVVQELDYRHWRLWEAREYWDQHGGIALMMKPSELFRRQIYTTFQEDHVAMSLLPFFGDGHLMWASDYPHPDSTWPNSRATIERQMRSLSAEMRRKLTHDNAAQLYGLGF; encoded by the coding sequence TTGCTGCCCGACGACCTGTGGATACAGCGCCTGGTGTCGTCGATGCGCGATCGTGCACCCCGGGTGGAGGAGCGCGATGGACGCGCGGTGTGGCTGTGCGAAGGCAAGGTTTGGGGTCCGTGGTTCGGCAAGCGTCCCGCGTCTGGAGCGGCGAGGCCGCCGAGCCCGGTAATCAATGCCTTCGACCGCAGCGGGATCAGCGAACAGAGCGCCCGCCGTCCCGGGGTTGCCGCGTTGCGGCTGGCCGACATGGACCGCGACGGGGTGCAAACCCACGTGATGTTCGGTCCGGTCGTCTCGATCATCGGCGAGGATCCGGCGCTGCGCGACGACTGCTATCGCGCCTACAACGACTGGCTGGCGGAGTTTTGCGCCGCGGCTCCGGATCGCCTGATTAGCGTGGCGATGCTGCCCGAGTCCCCCGAGGCGGCTTTGAAGGAGATGCTGCGGCTGGCCGCCCGAGGAGGTTTTCGCCAGGCGAACCTTCAGATCGCCAACGTCAGGCCACGTCTTCACGATCGAGCCTGGGAACCGTTTTGGAGCGCACTCGAGGAGAGCGGGCTTATTCTCTCCTTCCACGTGACCGTGTTTTTCGGCGTTCCCAATGACCCGGCGGCCGGCAAACCCGCTAGCGCATTCACCGCGACCAAGGCGTTTATTGAACAGTTCCTCGATCCGTTCGTCGATCTGTTCGCGTGGGGCATTCTCGAGCGGCATCCGAAGATGCGGTTGGTGATGGCAGAGAGCGGGCTCGGCTGGCTACCGTGGGTCGTGCAGGAACTCGACTATCGGCACTGGCGGCTCTGGGAAGCGCGCGAGTACTGGGATCAACACGGCGGCATTGCACTGATGATGAAACCGAGTGAGCTCTTCAGACGGCAGATCTATACGACCTTCCAGGAAGATCATGTCGCGATGTCGCTGCTGCCATTTTTCGGCGATGGACACCTGATGTGGGCCTCCGACTATCCGCATCCCGACAGCACCTGGCCGAACTCGCGTGCCACCATCGAGCGGCAGATGAGGTCGCTGTCCGCGGAGATGCGCAGGAAGCTCACCCACGATAACGCGGCACAGCTCTATGGATTGGGCTTCTAG